A region of Argentina anserina chromosome 5, drPotAnse1.1, whole genome shotgun sequence DNA encodes the following proteins:
- the LOC126795090 gene encoding LOW QUALITY PROTEIN: protein MHF2 homolog (The sequence of the model RefSeq protein was modified relative to this genomic sequence to represent the inferred CDS: deleted 2 bases in 1 codon) — protein MEENQAFETDLIHAIFKLVWSRRALGLKYDAVFVHLASSSCSSLLHVDFVCLIPERQLLEGTEALDGEVGAGTLKKNRPTSANANALKLSCELLRNFVTEAVQRSATIAEAEGSDKIEATHLERILPQLLLDF, from the exons ATGGAAGAGAACCAGGCTTTCGAGACG GATTTGATTCACGCCATTTTCAAGCTCGTGTGGTCCAGAAGAGCTCTCGGTTTGAAATACGACGCCGTTTTTGTTCAtttagcttcttcttcttgttcgtCTCTCTTACATGTCGATTTTGTCTG TCTGATTCCAGAGAGGCAGTTGCTGGAAGGCACCGAAGCTTTGGACGGCGAG GTGGGAGCTGGAACATTGAAGAAAAATCGGCCTACGTCAG CTAATGCGAATGCCTTGAAATTGAGTTGTGAACTTCTGCGGAATTTTGTCACAG AGGCTGTGCAGCGTTCTGCTACAATTGCTGAGGCAGAGGGCAGTGATAAGATTGAGGCGACTCACTTGGAGCGGATTCTGCCACAATTGCTTTTGGATTTTTGA
- the LOC126795362 gene encoding uncharacterized protein LOC126795362 produces the protein MASLVRRLARNPSSIRTHLFPKPKPYPITHHNHLGPPKSDYTLTHLPRLGSVSADKFDLSLPVFPSFPFGYCFDPVLQIGSGQWGLCQDDGVGSEDDAGTMIWADSVKKKRKRKMNKHKLRKLRKSLRRKT, from the coding sequence ATGGCTAGCCTTGTCCGGCGACTCGCCAGAAACCCAAGCTCGATAAGAACCCATCTTTTtcccaaaccaaaaccctACCCCATTACCCATCACAATCATCTGGGCCCTCCCAAATCTGACTACACCCTTACCCACCTTCCTCGTTTGGGTTCTGTTAGTGCTGACAAGTTCGACTTGTCGTTGCCGGTTTTCCCGAGCTTTCCGTTCGGGTATTGCTTCGACCCGGTTCTTCAAATCGGGTCGGGTCAATGGGGGCTGTGTCAGGACGATGGGGTCGGGTCGGAGGATGATGCGGGGACGATGATTTGGGCGGACAgtgtgaagaagaagaggaagaggaagatgaaCAAGCATAAGTTGAGGAAGCTGAGGAAGAGTCTTCGTCGCAAGACGTGA